In Hymenobacter gelipurpurascens, one DNA window encodes the following:
- a CDS encoding M90 family metallopeptidase, whose amino-acid sequence MAYAVFAVLVAVVIFFFYRYATREKRVKQAAEAAEFPVAWRQILTERVAFYLSLTPGDKQRFEKRVQVFLAQKRVTGIETEIDDTTCVLVAASAVIPVFGFPDWEYGNLSEVLVVPDAWTQQRDPNKEYVGLEGTLLGSVQGFQTSHYMRLSKASLEQGFKDALDKQNVGIHEFAHLLDEADGVIDGVPAIALPAELRPEWEAVMQREIAAIRAGDSEINSYAGTNEAEFFAVVTEYFFEKPEKLQEHHPELYALLSRALRQNPKKRFLRLAVDPREWIRSLRSRRKFGRNDPCPCGSGKKYKDCHLLQQKEVA is encoded by the coding sequence ATGGCTTATGCAGTTTTTGCGGTACTCGTTGCCGTTGTTATTTTCTTCTTTTACCGCTACGCCACCCGCGAGAAACGGGTGAAACAGGCCGCTGAAGCCGCTGAATTCCCAGTGGCCTGGCGCCAGATTCTGACGGAGCGCGTGGCCTTCTACCTCTCCCTCACTCCTGGCGACAAGCAGCGGTTTGAAAAGCGGGTGCAGGTATTTCTGGCCCAGAAACGCGTGACGGGTATTGAAACTGAAATTGATGACACCACTTGCGTGCTGGTAGCCGCGTCGGCCGTTATTCCCGTGTTTGGCTTTCCCGATTGGGAGTATGGCAACCTGAGCGAGGTGCTGGTAGTGCCCGATGCCTGGACCCAGCAACGCGATCCGAACAAAGAGTATGTAGGCCTGGAAGGTACGTTGCTGGGCAGTGTGCAGGGCTTCCAGACCTCGCACTATATGCGCCTGTCAAAAGCTTCTCTGGAGCAGGGCTTTAAAGACGCCCTCGACAAGCAGAACGTGGGTATTCATGAGTTTGCGCACTTATTGGATGAGGCCGATGGCGTAATTGATGGCGTGCCGGCCATTGCCCTGCCTGCTGAGTTGCGCCCCGAATGGGAAGCCGTGATGCAGCGCGAAATTGCGGCCATCAGGGCCGGCGACTCCGAAATCAACAGTTACGCCGGCACCAACGAGGCCGAGTTCTTTGCCGTCGTGACAGAATATTTCTTTGAGAAGCCCGAGAAGCTGCAGGAGCACCACCCTGAGCTGTATGCTTTGCTGAGCCGCGCCTTGCGCCAGAACCCCAAAAAGCGCTTCCTGCGCCTGGCCGTAGACCCGCGCGAATGGATCAGAAGCCTGCGCAGCCGCCGCAAGTTTGGCCGCAACGACCCTTGCCCCTGCGGCAGCGGCAAGAAGTACAAAGACTGTCATTTGTTGCAGCAGAAAGAGGTGGCCTAG
- a CDS encoding sterol desaturase family protein, protein MQAALITPTQAGLVYAADLLIMLLRYGLFAGVAYAVFWRWKKARWQHRRIQPRFPDQHHIYTEIRYSVLTCLIFAAVGLGIFVARQHGFTRIYMSVGQYGWLYLVGSTVLAILAHDTYFYWTHRFMHLPGVYQRVHRIHHLSTNPSPWAAFAFHPLEAVVEAGIFPLLVFVLPLHPIAIVTFLTYMMGMNVLGHLGYEPYPARFLRTRFGRLHNTSTHHNMHHQFVKGNYGLYFNWWDQLMGTNHAKYQERFEKVAIIQRQQKEVA, encoded by the coding sequence ATGCAAGCCGCACTTATCACGCCTACACAGGCTGGGCTGGTCTACGCCGCCGATTTACTTATTATGCTGCTCCGTTACGGGTTGTTTGCGGGAGTAGCCTACGCCGTTTTCTGGCGCTGGAAGAAAGCCCGCTGGCAGCATCGCCGCATTCAACCCCGCTTCCCTGATCAGCACCACATTTATACCGAAATCCGTTATTCGGTGCTTACCTGCCTGATCTTCGCAGCGGTTGGCCTGGGCATATTTGTGGCCCGACAGCACGGCTTTACCCGCATTTATATGAGTGTAGGCCAGTACGGATGGCTCTATCTGGTGGGCAGTACAGTGCTGGCTATTTTGGCCCACGACACGTATTTCTACTGGACGCACCGGTTCATGCACTTGCCCGGGGTGTACCAGCGCGTGCACCGCATACATCATTTGTCCACCAATCCGTCGCCGTGGGCGGCCTTCGCTTTTCACCCGCTTGAGGCCGTGGTAGAGGCTGGCATCTTTCCGTTGTTGGTGTTTGTGCTGCCCTTGCACCCCATTGCCATAGTCACCTTCCTGACCTATATGATGGGCATGAATGTGCTAGGCCACCTCGGCTACGAGCCATATCCGGCCCGGTTCCTGCGCACCCGTTTCGGGCGCCTGCACAACACCAGCACCCACCACAACATGCATCATCAGTTCGTGAAAGGTAATTATGGACTGTATTTCAACTGGTGGGACCAGCTCATGGGCACCAACCATGCGAAGTATCAGGAGCGGTTCGAGAAGGTGGCCATCATTCAGCGCCAGCAGAAAGAGGTGGCCTAG